From Hydra vulgaris chromosome 07, alternate assembly HydraT2T_AEP, a single genomic window includes:
- the LOC136082386 gene encoding uncharacterized protein LOC136082386 isoform X4, with amino-acid sequence MPFIIVSSKVLDCHHGFDRNISVKKNYQVKKQKTNMDDHCFQKNYVVLQDIKKFMCPAKINMKEILQFPDFKISERSVWRQNKASKMLREKLKTSSLNEIFHIRIIVVAIDDVSCHDKHLFGPAELIAQSIDPLISKKIKEYVMEGVFNVREMKRLLRIAVNDIFEKANLPPPNNRRFFPRVDTIRSHIVKIKQKLRYSLIDQECLLKKCDEWKKSNPSIKVFLRPKSETISNVSEAFLFVYQSLWQQELLLRYRNEIVLLDATYRTTRYSLPLFFLVVKTNVDYQVIATFVIENETKRSITEALNIIKHWNTSFNPAFCMTDYCNEEIESLQSIFPACQVIICDFHREQAWDRWLSKIKNGCSNFKGSIISLLRCVATAQTEDQADVAIESLHSSNFWLDEKFYKFKKYITNYWLSIKEKWIWAYRRDRLLVNLNTNNGVEGQNESFKYSFLQRHKNSSITGMLTVLIEEFFPDKLDHYSESNFKMNCQYRRYSSNIPEYLHNRLHHFVKHCLQKIDLANKTDLNGVILKEHGVFKVNSFSDKNKNYMVYFGDKDTMPKCTCVAWLQSAYLCKHFFLIFRKYPQSWSWQSLSSLYRESPFLNIDIKNELILKEPLIYKCNYVNNNIAEIDITDNNTNSILSASDTVSSKPSDEISS; translated from the exons ATGCCTTTTATAATAGTTTCAAGTAAAGTTTTAGACTGTCATCATGGGTTCGACAGAaatatttcagtaaaaaaaaattatcaagtaaagaaacaaaaaactaat ATGGATGATCACTGTTTTCAAAAGAACTACGTTGTTTTACAAGATATTAAAAAGTTCATGTGTCCTGCTAAAATCAATATGAAAGAAATATTGCAATTTCCTGATTTTAAG atatcaGAAAGGTCTGTATGGCGTCAAAATAAAGCCTCAAAAATGTTGcgtgaaaaactaaaaacttcttcattaaatgaaatatttcatATAAGAATAATTGTAGTTGCTATTGACGATGTATCATGTCATGATAAACATCTTTTTGGACca gctGAACTGATAGCTCAAAGTATTGATCCtctaatttctaaaaaaataaaagagtatgTTATGGAAGGAGTATTCAATGTAAGAGAGATGAAGCGTCTCCTTCGGATTGCTGTcaatgacatttttgaaaaagcaaatCTTCCCCCTCCAAACAACAGAAGGTTCTTCCCCCGTGTTGATACTATAAGGTCACATAttgttaaaatcaaacaaaagttaag GTATTCTTTAATTGATCAAGagtgtcttttaaaaaaatgtgatgaGTGGAAAAAAAGCAATCCTTCCATAAAAGTGTTTCTCCGACCAAAATCTGAAACCATAAGCAATGTCAGTGAAgcatttctttttgtttatcaGTCACTCTGGCAACAAGAGCTTCTTCTACGTTACAGAAATGAAATAGTGCTTCTTGATGCTACCTACAGAACAACAAGGTATTCACTTccgttattttttttagtggtgAAGACTAATGTCGATTACCAAGTTATAGCtacttttgtaattgaaaacGAAACAAAAAGGTCTATCACAGAagcattaaatataataaagcatTGGAACACATCATTTAATCCTGCTTTTTGTATGACTGATTATTGCAATGAAGAAATAGAATCATTGCAATCTATTTTTCCAG CTTGTCAAGTTATCATATGTGATTTTCATAGAGAGCAGGCATGGGATCGCTGGCTTTCCAAAATCAAAAATGGCTGTTCTAACTTTAAAGGCAGCATAATTTCATTGTTGCGCTGTGTTGCCACAGCTCAAACTGAAGATCAGGCAGATGTTGCTATTGAGTCACTACATTCCTCAAACTTTTGGCTagatgaaaaattttataaatttaagaaatatattacaaattattgGTTAAGTATTAAAGAA AAATGGATATGGGCTTATCGTCGGGATCGGTTGTTAGTAAATTTGAATACCAATAATGGGGTTGAAGGACAAAATGAATCATTCAAGTACTCTTTTCTTCAACGGCATAAAAACTCTTCTATTACTGGCATGCTAACTGTGTTAATTGAGGAATTCTTTCCAGATAAGTTAGATCA TTATTCAGAGTCCAATTTCAAAATGAATTGTCAATACAGACGCTATAGTAGCAACATACCTGAATACTTACATAATAGGTTACACCATTTTGTTAAACATTGTTTGCAGAAAATTGATTTGGCTAACAAAACTGACTTAAATGGAGTAATACTAAAGGAACATGGAGTGTTTAAAGTGAATAGcttttcagataaaaataaaaactacatgGTTTATTTCGGAGATAAAGACACAATGCCAAAATGTACCTGTGTTGCCTGGTTGCAATCAGCCTAcctttgcaaacattttttcctaatatttagaaaatatccACAGTCTTGGTCTTGGCAATCATTATCGTCTTTATATAGGGAATCCCCTTTTCTAAATATTGACATTAAAAATGAGTTGATATTAAAGGAACcattaatatataaatgcaattatgtaaataataatattgctgAAATTGATATTACTGACAATAATACTAATTCTATCCTTTCAGCCTCTGATACAGTATCTTCAAAACCTTCTGATGAAATTAGTTCATAG
- the LOC136082386 gene encoding uncharacterized protein LOC136082386 isoform X3 produces the protein MDGKKQLIYHCKSHEEALQYVKKYELATTTRFVVFKANKNFGRTDILTKTHNVLWDDFAIPYSGMPFIIVSSKVLDCHHGFDRNISVKKNYQVKKQKTNMDDHCFQKNYVVLQDIKKFMCPAKINMKEILQFPDFKISERSVWRQNKASKMLREKLKTSSLNEIFHIRIIVVAIDDVSCHDKHLFGPAELIAQSIDPLISKKIKEYVMEGVFNVREMKRLLRIAVNDIFEKANLPPPNNRRFFPRVDTIRSHIVKIKQKLRYSLIDQECLLKKCDEWKKSNPSIKVFLRPKSETISNVSEAFLFVYQSLWQQELLLRYRNEIVLLDATYRTTRYSLPLFFLVVKTNVDYQVIATFVIENETKRSITEALNIIKHWNTSFNPAFCMTDYCNEEIESLQSIFPACQVIICDFHREQAWDRWLSKIKNGCSNFKGSIISLLRCVATAQTEDQADVAIESLHSSNFWLDEKFYKFKKYITNYWLSIKEKWIWAYRRDRLLVNLNTNNGVEGQNESFKYSFLQRHKNSSITGMLTVLIEEFFPDKLDHYSESNFKMNCQYRRYSSNIPEYLHNRLHHFVKHCLQKIDLANKTDLNGVILKEHGVFKVNSFSDKNKNYMVYFGDKDTMPKCTCVAWLQSAYLCKHFFLIFRKYPQSWSWQSLSSLYRESPFLNIDIKNELILKEPLIYKCNYVNNNIAEIDITDNNTNSILSASDTVSSKPSDEISS, from the exons atggaTGGAAAAAAACAACTGATTTATCATTGTAAATCCCATGAAGAAGCACttcaatatgtaaaaaaatatgagcTAGCAACAACAACACGATTTGTGGTGTTTAaggcaaataaaaattttggaaGGACTG ACATTCTTACAAAGACTCATAATGTACTTTGGGATGATTTTGCTATTCCTTATTCTGGGATGCCTTTTATAATAGTTTCAAGTAAAGTTTTAGACTGTCATCATGGGTTCGACAGAaatatttcagtaaaaaaaaattatcaagtaaagaaacaaaaaactaat ATGGATGATCACTGTTTTCAAAAGAACTACGTTGTTTTACAAGATATTAAAAAGTTCATGTGTCCTGCTAAAATCAATATGAAAGAAATATTGCAATTTCCTGATTTTAAG atatcaGAAAGGTCTGTATGGCGTCAAAATAAAGCCTCAAAAATGTTGcgtgaaaaactaaaaacttcttcattaaatgaaatatttcatATAAGAATAATTGTAGTTGCTATTGACGATGTATCATGTCATGATAAACATCTTTTTGGACca gctGAACTGATAGCTCAAAGTATTGATCCtctaatttctaaaaaaataaaagagtatgTTATGGAAGGAGTATTCAATGTAAGAGAGATGAAGCGTCTCCTTCGGATTGCTGTcaatgacatttttgaaaaagcaaatCTTCCCCCTCCAAACAACAGAAGGTTCTTCCCCCGTGTTGATACTATAAGGTCACATAttgttaaaatcaaacaaaagttaag GTATTCTTTAATTGATCAAGagtgtcttttaaaaaaatgtgatgaGTGGAAAAAAAGCAATCCTTCCATAAAAGTGTTTCTCCGACCAAAATCTGAAACCATAAGCAATGTCAGTGAAgcatttctttttgtttatcaGTCACTCTGGCAACAAGAGCTTCTTCTACGTTACAGAAATGAAATAGTGCTTCTTGATGCTACCTACAGAACAACAAGGTATTCACTTccgttattttttttagtggtgAAGACTAATGTCGATTACCAAGTTATAGCtacttttgtaattgaaaacGAAACAAAAAGGTCTATCACAGAagcattaaatataataaagcatTGGAACACATCATTTAATCCTGCTTTTTGTATGACTGATTATTGCAATGAAGAAATAGAATCATTGCAATCTATTTTTCCAG CTTGTCAAGTTATCATATGTGATTTTCATAGAGAGCAGGCATGGGATCGCTGGCTTTCCAAAATCAAAAATGGCTGTTCTAACTTTAAAGGCAGCATAATTTCATTGTTGCGCTGTGTTGCCACAGCTCAAACTGAAGATCAGGCAGATGTTGCTATTGAGTCACTACATTCCTCAAACTTTTGGCTagatgaaaaattttataaatttaagaaatatattacaaattattgGTTAAGTATTAAAGAA AAATGGATATGGGCTTATCGTCGGGATCGGTTGTTAGTAAATTTGAATACCAATAATGGGGTTGAAGGACAAAATGAATCATTCAAGTACTCTTTTCTTCAACGGCATAAAAACTCTTCTATTACTGGCATGCTAACTGTGTTAATTGAGGAATTCTTTCCAGATAAGTTAGATCA TTATTCAGAGTCCAATTTCAAAATGAATTGTCAATACAGACGCTATAGTAGCAACATACCTGAATACTTACATAATAGGTTACACCATTTTGTTAAACATTGTTTGCAGAAAATTGATTTGGCTAACAAAACTGACTTAAATGGAGTAATACTAAAGGAACATGGAGTGTTTAAAGTGAATAGcttttcagataaaaataaaaactacatgGTTTATTTCGGAGATAAAGACACAATGCCAAAATGTACCTGTGTTGCCTGGTTGCAATCAGCCTAcctttgcaaacattttttcctaatatttagaaaatatccACAGTCTTGGTCTTGGCAATCATTATCGTCTTTATATAGGGAATCCCCTTTTCTAAATATTGACATTAAAAATGAGTTGATATTAAAGGAACcattaatatataaatgcaattatgtaaataataatattgctgAAATTGATATTACTGACAATAATACTAATTCTATCCTTTCAGCCTCTGATACAGTATCTTCAAAACCTTCTGATGAAATTAGTTCATAG
- the LOC136082386 gene encoding uncharacterized protein LOC136082386 isoform X6, translated as MDDHCFQKNYVVLQDIKKFMCPAKINMKEILQFPDFKISERSVWRQNKASKMLREKLKTSSLNEIFHIRIIVVAIDDVSCHDKHLFGPAELIAQSIDPLISKKIKEYVMEGVFNVREMKRLLRIAVNDIFEKANLPPPNNRRFFPRVDTIRSHIVKIKQKLRYSLIDQECLLKKCDEWKKSNPSIKVFLRPKSETISNVSEAFLFVYQSLWQQELLLRYRNEIVLLDATYRTTRYSLPLFFLVVKTNVDYQVIATFVIENETKRSITEALNIIKHWNTSFNPAFCMTDYCNEEIESLQSIFPACQVIICDFHREQAWDRWLSKIKNGCSNFKGSIISLLRCVATAQTEDQADVAIESLHSSNFWLDEKFYKFKKYITNYWLSIKEKWIWAYRRDRLLVNLNTNNGVEGQNESFKYSFLQRHKNSSITGMLTVLIEEFFPDKLDHYSESNFKMNCQYRRYSSNIPEYLHNRLHHFVKHCLQKIDLANKTDLNGVILKEHGVFKVNSFSDKNKNYMVYFGDKDTMPKCTCVAWLQSAYLCKHFFLIFRKYPQSWSWQSLSSLYRESPFLNIDIKNELILKEPLIYKCNYVNNNIAEIDITDNNTNSILSASDTVSSKPSDEISS; from the exons ATGGATGATCACTGTTTTCAAAAGAACTACGTTGTTTTACAAGATATTAAAAAGTTCATGTGTCCTGCTAAAATCAATATGAAAGAAATATTGCAATTTCCTGATTTTAAG atatcaGAAAGGTCTGTATGGCGTCAAAATAAAGCCTCAAAAATGTTGcgtgaaaaactaaaaacttcttcattaaatgaaatatttcatATAAGAATAATTGTAGTTGCTATTGACGATGTATCATGTCATGATAAACATCTTTTTGGACca gctGAACTGATAGCTCAAAGTATTGATCCtctaatttctaaaaaaataaaagagtatgTTATGGAAGGAGTATTCAATGTAAGAGAGATGAAGCGTCTCCTTCGGATTGCTGTcaatgacatttttgaaaaagcaaatCTTCCCCCTCCAAACAACAGAAGGTTCTTCCCCCGTGTTGATACTATAAGGTCACATAttgttaaaatcaaacaaaagttaag GTATTCTTTAATTGATCAAGagtgtcttttaaaaaaatgtgatgaGTGGAAAAAAAGCAATCCTTCCATAAAAGTGTTTCTCCGACCAAAATCTGAAACCATAAGCAATGTCAGTGAAgcatttctttttgtttatcaGTCACTCTGGCAACAAGAGCTTCTTCTACGTTACAGAAATGAAATAGTGCTTCTTGATGCTACCTACAGAACAACAAGGTATTCACTTccgttattttttttagtggtgAAGACTAATGTCGATTACCAAGTTATAGCtacttttgtaattgaaaacGAAACAAAAAGGTCTATCACAGAagcattaaatataataaagcatTGGAACACATCATTTAATCCTGCTTTTTGTATGACTGATTATTGCAATGAAGAAATAGAATCATTGCAATCTATTTTTCCAG CTTGTCAAGTTATCATATGTGATTTTCATAGAGAGCAGGCATGGGATCGCTGGCTTTCCAAAATCAAAAATGGCTGTTCTAACTTTAAAGGCAGCATAATTTCATTGTTGCGCTGTGTTGCCACAGCTCAAACTGAAGATCAGGCAGATGTTGCTATTGAGTCACTACATTCCTCAAACTTTTGGCTagatgaaaaattttataaatttaagaaatatattacaaattattgGTTAAGTATTAAAGAA AAATGGATATGGGCTTATCGTCGGGATCGGTTGTTAGTAAATTTGAATACCAATAATGGGGTTGAAGGACAAAATGAATCATTCAAGTACTCTTTTCTTCAACGGCATAAAAACTCTTCTATTACTGGCATGCTAACTGTGTTAATTGAGGAATTCTTTCCAGATAAGTTAGATCA TTATTCAGAGTCCAATTTCAAAATGAATTGTCAATACAGACGCTATAGTAGCAACATACCTGAATACTTACATAATAGGTTACACCATTTTGTTAAACATTGTTTGCAGAAAATTGATTTGGCTAACAAAACTGACTTAAATGGAGTAATACTAAAGGAACATGGAGTGTTTAAAGTGAATAGcttttcagataaaaataaaaactacatgGTTTATTTCGGAGATAAAGACACAATGCCAAAATGTACCTGTGTTGCCTGGTTGCAATCAGCCTAcctttgcaaacattttttcctaatatttagaaaatatccACAGTCTTGGTCTTGGCAATCATTATCGTCTTTATATAGGGAATCCCCTTTTCTAAATATTGACATTAAAAATGAGTTGATATTAAAGGAACcattaatatataaatgcaattatgtaaataataatattgctgAAATTGATATTACTGACAATAATACTAATTCTATCCTTTCAGCCTCTGATACAGTATCTTCAAAACCTTCTGATGAAATTAGTTCATAG
- the LOC136082386 gene encoding uncharacterized protein LOC136082386 isoform X1 — protein MDELSNFENNVNMSSSEDTISDESESITENTGEDTGAQDTNSAICINKDILTKTHNVLWDDFAIPYSGMPFIIVSSKVLDCHHGFDRNISVKKNYQVKKQKTNMDDHCFQKNYVVLQDIKKFMCPAKINMKEILQFPDFKISERSVWRQNKASKMLREKLKTSSLNEIFHIRIIVVAIDDVSCHDKHLFGPAELIAQSIDPLISKKIKEYVMEGVFNVREMKRLLRIAVNDIFEKANLPPPNNRRFFPRVDTIRSHIVKIKQKLRYSLIDQECLLKKCDEWKKSNPSIKVFLRPKSETISNVSEAFLFVYQSLWQQELLLRYRNEIVLLDATYRTTRYSLPLFFLVVKTNVDYQVIATFVIENETKRSITEALNIIKHWNTSFNPAFCMTDYCNEEIESLQSIFPACQVIICDFHREQAWDRWLSKIKNGCSNFKGSIISLLRCVATAQTEDQADVAIESLHSSNFWLDEKFYKFKKYITNYWLSIKEKWIWAYRRDRLLVNLNTNNGVEGQNESFKYSFLQRHKNSSITGMLTVLIEEFFPDKLDHYSESNFKMNCQYRRYSSNIPEYLHNRLHHFVKHCLQKIDLANKTDLNGVILKEHGVFKVNSFSDKNKNYMVYFGDKDTMPKCTCVAWLQSAYLCKHFFLIFRKYPQSWSWQSLSSLYRESPFLNIDIKNELILKEPLIYKCNYVNNNIAEIDITDNNTNSILSASDTVSSKPSDEISS, from the exons aaaacacCGGAGAAGATACAGGTGCTCAAGATACAAATTCTGCAATTTGCATTAATAAAG ACATTCTTACAAAGACTCATAATGTACTTTGGGATGATTTTGCTATTCCTTATTCTGGGATGCCTTTTATAATAGTTTCAAGTAAAGTTTTAGACTGTCATCATGGGTTCGACAGAaatatttcagtaaaaaaaaattatcaagtaaagaaacaaaaaactaat ATGGATGATCACTGTTTTCAAAAGAACTACGTTGTTTTACAAGATATTAAAAAGTTCATGTGTCCTGCTAAAATCAATATGAAAGAAATATTGCAATTTCCTGATTTTAAG atatcaGAAAGGTCTGTATGGCGTCAAAATAAAGCCTCAAAAATGTTGcgtgaaaaactaaaaacttcttcattaaatgaaatatttcatATAAGAATAATTGTAGTTGCTATTGACGATGTATCATGTCATGATAAACATCTTTTTGGACca gctGAACTGATAGCTCAAAGTATTGATCCtctaatttctaaaaaaataaaagagtatgTTATGGAAGGAGTATTCAATGTAAGAGAGATGAAGCGTCTCCTTCGGATTGCTGTcaatgacatttttgaaaaagcaaatCTTCCCCCTCCAAACAACAGAAGGTTCTTCCCCCGTGTTGATACTATAAGGTCACATAttgttaaaatcaaacaaaagttaag GTATTCTTTAATTGATCAAGagtgtcttttaaaaaaatgtgatgaGTGGAAAAAAAGCAATCCTTCCATAAAAGTGTTTCTCCGACCAAAATCTGAAACCATAAGCAATGTCAGTGAAgcatttctttttgtttatcaGTCACTCTGGCAACAAGAGCTTCTTCTACGTTACAGAAATGAAATAGTGCTTCTTGATGCTACCTACAGAACAACAAGGTATTCACTTccgttattttttttagtggtgAAGACTAATGTCGATTACCAAGTTATAGCtacttttgtaattgaaaacGAAACAAAAAGGTCTATCACAGAagcattaaatataataaagcatTGGAACACATCATTTAATCCTGCTTTTTGTATGACTGATTATTGCAATGAAGAAATAGAATCATTGCAATCTATTTTTCCAG CTTGTCAAGTTATCATATGTGATTTTCATAGAGAGCAGGCATGGGATCGCTGGCTTTCCAAAATCAAAAATGGCTGTTCTAACTTTAAAGGCAGCATAATTTCATTGTTGCGCTGTGTTGCCACAGCTCAAACTGAAGATCAGGCAGATGTTGCTATTGAGTCACTACATTCCTCAAACTTTTGGCTagatgaaaaattttataaatttaagaaatatattacaaattattgGTTAAGTATTAAAGAA AAATGGATATGGGCTTATCGTCGGGATCGGTTGTTAGTAAATTTGAATACCAATAATGGGGTTGAAGGACAAAATGAATCATTCAAGTACTCTTTTCTTCAACGGCATAAAAACTCTTCTATTACTGGCATGCTAACTGTGTTAATTGAGGAATTCTTTCCAGATAAGTTAGATCA TTATTCAGAGTCCAATTTCAAAATGAATTGTCAATACAGACGCTATAGTAGCAACATACCTGAATACTTACATAATAGGTTACACCATTTTGTTAAACATTGTTTGCAGAAAATTGATTTGGCTAACAAAACTGACTTAAATGGAGTAATACTAAAGGAACATGGAGTGTTTAAAGTGAATAGcttttcagataaaaataaaaactacatgGTTTATTTCGGAGATAAAGACACAATGCCAAAATGTACCTGTGTTGCCTGGTTGCAATCAGCCTAcctttgcaaacattttttcctaatatttagaaaatatccACAGTCTTGGTCTTGGCAATCATTATCGTCTTTATATAGGGAATCCCCTTTTCTAAATATTGACATTAAAAATGAGTTGATATTAAAGGAACcattaatatataaatgcaattatgtaaataataatattgctgAAATTGATATTACTGACAATAATACTAATTCTATCCTTTCAGCCTCTGATACAGTATCTTCAAAACCTTCTGATGAAATTAGTTCATAG
- the LOC136082386 gene encoding uncharacterized protein LOC136082386 isoform X2, which translates to MDELSNFENNVNMSSSEDTISDESEKNTGEDTGAQDTNSAICINKDILTKTHNVLWDDFAIPYSGMPFIIVSSKVLDCHHGFDRNISVKKNYQVKKQKTNMDDHCFQKNYVVLQDIKKFMCPAKINMKEILQFPDFKISERSVWRQNKASKMLREKLKTSSLNEIFHIRIIVVAIDDVSCHDKHLFGPAELIAQSIDPLISKKIKEYVMEGVFNVREMKRLLRIAVNDIFEKANLPPPNNRRFFPRVDTIRSHIVKIKQKLRYSLIDQECLLKKCDEWKKSNPSIKVFLRPKSETISNVSEAFLFVYQSLWQQELLLRYRNEIVLLDATYRTTRYSLPLFFLVVKTNVDYQVIATFVIENETKRSITEALNIIKHWNTSFNPAFCMTDYCNEEIESLQSIFPACQVIICDFHREQAWDRWLSKIKNGCSNFKGSIISLLRCVATAQTEDQADVAIESLHSSNFWLDEKFYKFKKYITNYWLSIKEKWIWAYRRDRLLVNLNTNNGVEGQNESFKYSFLQRHKNSSITGMLTVLIEEFFPDKLDHYSESNFKMNCQYRRYSSNIPEYLHNRLHHFVKHCLQKIDLANKTDLNGVILKEHGVFKVNSFSDKNKNYMVYFGDKDTMPKCTCVAWLQSAYLCKHFFLIFRKYPQSWSWQSLSSLYRESPFLNIDIKNELILKEPLIYKCNYVNNNIAEIDITDNNTNSILSASDTVSSKPSDEISS; encoded by the exons aaaacacCGGAGAAGATACAGGTGCTCAAGATACAAATTCTGCAATTTGCATTAATAAAG ACATTCTTACAAAGACTCATAATGTACTTTGGGATGATTTTGCTATTCCTTATTCTGGGATGCCTTTTATAATAGTTTCAAGTAAAGTTTTAGACTGTCATCATGGGTTCGACAGAaatatttcagtaaaaaaaaattatcaagtaaagaaacaaaaaactaat ATGGATGATCACTGTTTTCAAAAGAACTACGTTGTTTTACAAGATATTAAAAAGTTCATGTGTCCTGCTAAAATCAATATGAAAGAAATATTGCAATTTCCTGATTTTAAG atatcaGAAAGGTCTGTATGGCGTCAAAATAAAGCCTCAAAAATGTTGcgtgaaaaactaaaaacttcttcattaaatgaaatatttcatATAAGAATAATTGTAGTTGCTATTGACGATGTATCATGTCATGATAAACATCTTTTTGGACca gctGAACTGATAGCTCAAAGTATTGATCCtctaatttctaaaaaaataaaagagtatgTTATGGAAGGAGTATTCAATGTAAGAGAGATGAAGCGTCTCCTTCGGATTGCTGTcaatgacatttttgaaaaagcaaatCTTCCCCCTCCAAACAACAGAAGGTTCTTCCCCCGTGTTGATACTATAAGGTCACATAttgttaaaatcaaacaaaagttaag GTATTCTTTAATTGATCAAGagtgtcttttaaaaaaatgtgatgaGTGGAAAAAAAGCAATCCTTCCATAAAAGTGTTTCTCCGACCAAAATCTGAAACCATAAGCAATGTCAGTGAAgcatttctttttgtttatcaGTCACTCTGGCAACAAGAGCTTCTTCTACGTTACAGAAATGAAATAGTGCTTCTTGATGCTACCTACAGAACAACAAGGTATTCACTTccgttattttttttagtggtgAAGACTAATGTCGATTACCAAGTTATAGCtacttttgtaattgaaaacGAAACAAAAAGGTCTATCACAGAagcattaaatataataaagcatTGGAACACATCATTTAATCCTGCTTTTTGTATGACTGATTATTGCAATGAAGAAATAGAATCATTGCAATCTATTTTTCCAG CTTGTCAAGTTATCATATGTGATTTTCATAGAGAGCAGGCATGGGATCGCTGGCTTTCCAAAATCAAAAATGGCTGTTCTAACTTTAAAGGCAGCATAATTTCATTGTTGCGCTGTGTTGCCACAGCTCAAACTGAAGATCAGGCAGATGTTGCTATTGAGTCACTACATTCCTCAAACTTTTGGCTagatgaaaaattttataaatttaagaaatatattacaaattattgGTTAAGTATTAAAGAA AAATGGATATGGGCTTATCGTCGGGATCGGTTGTTAGTAAATTTGAATACCAATAATGGGGTTGAAGGACAAAATGAATCATTCAAGTACTCTTTTCTTCAACGGCATAAAAACTCTTCTATTACTGGCATGCTAACTGTGTTAATTGAGGAATTCTTTCCAGATAAGTTAGATCA TTATTCAGAGTCCAATTTCAAAATGAATTGTCAATACAGACGCTATAGTAGCAACATACCTGAATACTTACATAATAGGTTACACCATTTTGTTAAACATTGTTTGCAGAAAATTGATTTGGCTAACAAAACTGACTTAAATGGAGTAATACTAAAGGAACATGGAGTGTTTAAAGTGAATAGcttttcagataaaaataaaaactacatgGTTTATTTCGGAGATAAAGACACAATGCCAAAATGTACCTGTGTTGCCTGGTTGCAATCAGCCTAcctttgcaaacattttttcctaatatttagaaaatatccACAGTCTTGGTCTTGGCAATCATTATCGTCTTTATATAGGGAATCCCCTTTTCTAAATATTGACATTAAAAATGAGTTGATATTAAAGGAACcattaatatataaatgcaattatgtaaataataatattgctgAAATTGATATTACTGACAATAATACTAATTCTATCCTTTCAGCCTCTGATACAGTATCTTCAAAACCTTCTGATGAAATTAGTTCATAG